One window of Leptospira yasudae genomic DNA carries:
- a CDS encoding efflux RND transporter periplasmic adaptor subunit — MINFVNRYRTTLILLAIVSAVYFGYKKFFPKKAEEKKPVAVSKNRFTVSEEILKRHPLTLVALKEVSAFDEVALPGRISYDPESMARAGSTVEARIKKVLVREGDRVSQGSPLAILSSVVLGEVEASYVKARASLEALKLQADRAKELFDMKVTSAKDYEFANMQYKTAKTEVETTRIKLENYGLTPGEINGIERGVYVSSNLVLRSPINGEVTERKAVQGQQVTRNEDLFTIANLTNLMVLLEVYEKDLGTIAEGADAMIYPLGDEKSPGIKGEVAYVGTVLDNIKRTAKLRIMVSNRNGKLKPGQSVTAKVKGMVVNTGEPRRTIPLEAVHEIEGKSIVFLQNEDGSFEATEVITGDTVGDEVVIKAGLKEGAQIVSRGSFILKSEYLKL; from the coding sequence AGCGGAAGAGAAAAAGCCCGTTGCGGTCAGTAAAAACAGATTCACCGTTTCCGAAGAGATTTTAAAACGACATCCTCTCACGTTAGTCGCTCTTAAGGAAGTTTCCGCCTTCGACGAGGTAGCTCTTCCGGGAAGAATTTCCTACGATCCGGAAAGTATGGCGAGAGCCGGTTCCACCGTGGAAGCGAGAATCAAAAAGGTTCTCGTGCGCGAAGGAGATCGGGTCAGTCAGGGTTCTCCTCTTGCGATTCTTTCTTCCGTCGTTCTCGGAGAAGTGGAAGCTTCTTACGTGAAAGCAAGAGCGAGTCTCGAAGCGTTGAAACTCCAGGCGGACCGGGCAAAGGAACTCTTCGACATGAAAGTAACCTCCGCGAAGGACTACGAGTTCGCGAACATGCAGTATAAAACCGCAAAGACCGAAGTGGAAACGACTCGGATCAAACTGGAAAACTACGGCTTGACTCCCGGTGAAATCAACGGAATCGAAAGAGGGGTTTACGTTTCCTCCAACCTCGTTCTCCGCAGTCCGATCAACGGAGAAGTCACCGAAAGAAAGGCCGTGCAGGGACAACAGGTCACCAGAAACGAGGATCTGTTTACGATCGCAAATCTTACCAATCTAATGGTCCTTCTCGAAGTGTATGAAAAGGATTTGGGCACGATCGCCGAAGGAGCCGACGCGATGATTTATCCTCTCGGGGATGAAAAATCTCCCGGGATCAAGGGCGAGGTTGCGTATGTGGGAACGGTTCTGGATAATATCAAACGAACCGCCAAACTTAGAATCATGGTTTCCAATCGGAACGGAAAACTGAAACCGGGACAATCCGTGACCGCAAAGGTGAAAGGAATGGTCGTGAATACGGGTGAGCCGAGACGGACGATTCCTCTCGAAGCGGTGCATGAGATCGAAGGAAAGTCGATCGTCTTTCTCCAAAACGAAGACGGAAGTTTCGAAGCGACCGAGGTCATCACCGGTGATACGGTCGGAGACGAGGTCGTCATCAAAGCGGGCTTGAAAGAAGGAGCGCAGATCGTTTCCAGAGGTTCGTTCATTTTAAAAAGCGAATACTTGAAGTTGTAA